In Sphingobacteriaceae bacterium, the following proteins share a genomic window:
- a CDS encoding MBL fold metallo-hydrolase, producing MYIEQIYTKCLSEATYYIESNGFAAVIDPLREVQPYLDLARSRGAEIIYVFETHFHADFVSGHIDLSNKTDAIIVFGPTTLKTGFPAVIAKDGQVFQLGDVTIQLIHTPGHTMESSCYLLKSDNKPVALFTGDTLFIGDVGRPDLAQKVIAELTPQKLAGHLFDSLRNKIMPLPDDLIICPGHGAGSACGKNMSKETTDTLGHQKKVNYALNTSLNKEEFIRQVLTGLTQPPAYFPQDVLLNVKGYASIDHVFQRSLKPLVTDEFKKMIETTELVILDTRDAQTFAQGFVPGSVNIGIDGSFATWAGTLIKDTTTSIVFVAYPGREEEVVTRLARIGFDTILGYLDKGFESWKNSGLPVEKISSIEPALFSTLLKNSDTNIIDARNQKEFEEGHLPGAKNLPLEYMEEHEEEINKDKVTFVYCAGGYRSMAFISLLKRKGYNNLVDVKGGFAAIKQTAGFGDQISNETDARTFCEITKENKQLNTNREV from the coding sequence ATGTACATTGAGCAGATTTATACAAAATGTCTTTCAGAAGCCACCTATTATATTGAAAGTAACGGCTTTGCCGCGGTGATAGATCCTCTTAGAGAAGTACAGCCCTATCTTGATCTTGCCAGGAGCAGGGGGGCAGAAATTATTTATGTTTTTGAAACACATTTTCATGCAGACTTTGTAAGTGGCCATATCGATCTTTCCAATAAAACCGATGCCATTATTGTGTTTGGACCCACCACACTTAAAACCGGATTTCCAGCTGTTATAGCCAAAGATGGTCAGGTATTTCAACTGGGCGATGTTACAATACAATTGATTCATACCCCGGGTCATACCATGGAAAGTTCGTGTTATCTTTTGAAATCTGACAACAAGCCAGTGGCTTTATTTACCGGAGATACCTTGTTTATAGGCGATGTAGGCCGTCCGGATCTTGCCCAAAAAGTAATCGCAGAACTTACGCCTCAAAAATTAGCGGGTCATTTGTTTGATTCCTTAAGAAATAAAATTATGCCGCTGCCCGATGATCTTATAATTTGTCCGGGTCATGGCGCAGGCAGTGCATGTGGCAAAAACATGAGCAAAGAAACGACAGATACTTTGGGTCACCAGAAAAAAGTAAATTACGCGCTAAACACTTCGTTAAACAAAGAAGAATTTATCCGCCAGGTTTTAACTGGATTAACGCAGCCACCAGCTTACTTTCCACAAGACGTTTTGCTGAATGTCAAAGGTTACGCTTCTATAGATCATGTTTTTCAGCGCTCACTAAAACCTTTGGTAACAGATGAATTTAAAAAAATGATTGAAACGACTGAGCTCGTAATTCTGGATACACGAGATGCCCAAACATTTGCCCAGGGTTTTGTGCCGGGCTCGGTTAACATAGGAATTGATGGAAGTTTTGCTACCTGGGCCGGAACGCTTATAAAGGATACCACTACATCCATTGTATTTGTCGCTTATCCTGGCAGAGAAGAAGAAGTAGTCACACGTCTTGCGCGGATAGGGTTTGATACTATTCTCGGCTATCTTGACAAAGGTTTCGAAAGCTGGAAGAACTCCGGACTTCCTGTAGAAAAAATTAGCAGCATTGAACCTGCCCTTTTTTCAACCTTGCTTAAAAATTCTGACACTAACATTATTGACGCAAGGAATCAAAAAGAATTTGAAGAAGGTCATTTACCGGGCGCAAAAAATTTGCCTCTTGAGTATATGGAAGAACATGAGGAAGAGATAAATAAAGATAAGGTTACTTTTGTTTACTGTGCCGGCGGTTACAGGTCTATGGCATTTATTTCTTTACTTAAACGCAAAGGTTATAATAACCTGGTGGATGTTAAGGGTGGTTTTGCCGCAATAAAACAAACAGCTGGTTTTGGTGATCAGATAAGTAATGAAACAGATGCTCGTACTTTTTGCGAAATCACTAAAGAAAACAAACAGTTAAACACAAATAGGGAAGTTTAG
- a CDS encoding response regulator codes for MSYHNLMLIDDDEDDQDIFLAALSEISSTVKCSTFSAARIALNKLISKESHPQVIFLDLNMPIMNGQQFLVEIKKIEGLKEIPIIIFSTSSHPGTIQLTKELGASDFITKPTSFDDLINVLRPIIN; via the coding sequence ATGAGCTATCATAATTTAATGCTAATTGACGACGACGAGGATGATCAGGATATTTTTCTGGCGGCATTAAGTGAAATATCCTCCACTGTAAAATGCAGCACCTTCAGCGCTGCCAGAATAGCTCTAAACAAACTTATTTCAAAAGAAAGTCATCCCCAGGTGATATTTCTCGATCTGAATATGCCGATTATGAATGGCCAGCAATTTCTTGTAGAAATTAAAAAGATAGAAGGTCTGAAAGAGATTCCGATTATTATTTTTTCAACTTCTTCTCATCCAGGTACTATACAACTTACAAAAGAATTAGGTGCGAGCGATTTTATTACTAAACCCACAAGTTTTGATGATCTGATAAATGTTCTTAGGCCAATTATAAATTAA
- a CDS encoding transcriptional regulator, which translates to MKTILVIEDNVDVRENTTEILEMASYKVIQAENGKIGVDIAQNIKLDLIICDIMMPVLDGYGVIHMLNKNPETASIPFIFLTAKSERTDMRKGMEMGADDYISKPFDDIELLNAVESRLRKNDVLKAEYSQNVQGLNKFFNEVQKFDDLKKLSTDRRTKTYKKKETIFSEESIPVFLYFLVKGKVKTYRSHEYGKELITTLYKEGDFFGYNSLLEEKPYTETAEALEDSEVCLIPKEDFYALVHNNMNVMRTFIKMLSGNVAEKEKQLINLAYSSVRKRVAEALLHLQERYSKPADQNFSMAISREDLANMVGTATESLIRTLSEFKEDKLVEIKGSSITIIDPVKLKNLKA; encoded by the coding sequence ATGAAAACTATTTTAGTAATAGAAGACAATGTAGATGTTCGCGAAAATACCACAGAGATCCTCGAGATGGCCAGTTATAAGGTAATTCAGGCAGAGAATGGAAAAATAGGTGTAGACATTGCCCAAAATATAAAGTTAGATTTGATCATTTGTGATATTATGATGCCTGTGCTCGATGGGTATGGAGTGATTCATATGTTGAATAAAAACCCGGAGACGGCAAGTATTCCCTTTATTTTTTTAACGGCCAAAAGCGAACGTACCGATATGCGCAAAGGCATGGAAATGGGAGCTGACGATTATATCAGTAAACCCTTTGACGACATTGAATTGCTCAATGCAGTGGAAAGCCGCCTGAGAAAAAACGATGTTCTCAAAGCTGAATACTCTCAGAACGTGCAAGGCCTGAATAAATTTTTTAATGAAGTTCAAAAATTTGACGACCTTAAAAAACTTTCTACCGACCGCCGCACTAAAACTTACAAGAAAAAAGAAACTATTTTCAGCGAAGAAAGCATTCCTGTATTTCTTTATTTTTTGGTGAAAGGTAAGGTGAAAACTTACCGCTCACATGAATATGGAAAAGAGCTGATAACAACACTTTATAAAGAAGGTGATTTTTTCGGCTACAATTCCTTATTAGAAGAAAAACCTTACACTGAAACAGCAGAAGCACTCGAAGATTCGGAAGTTTGCCTCATACCGAAAGAAGATTTCTATGCGCTCGTTCATAATAACATGAATGTGATGCGCACCTTTATAAAAATGCTTTCTGGCAATGTGGCTGAGAAAGAAAAGCAACTCATCAACCTGGCCTATAGCTCCGTTCGAAAACGCGTAGCCGAAGCGCTGCTGCACCTCCAGGAACGCTACAGCAAACCCGCCGATCAAAACTTCAGTATGGCTATTTCCCGCGAAGACCTGGCCAACATGGTAGGCACAGCTACAGAATCGCTCATCCGCACCTTAAG
- a CDS encoding acyl-CoA desaturase, whose translation MNSIRFTAKDARDNQFAAALKKNVHDYFKTNHLSTKANTAMVIKTFMLLALYIVPFVLILSIPMNAWLALLCVIVMGIGIAGVGMGVMHDACHGAYSKRKWVNDLLAGSLYLLGSNVLNWKIQHNVLHHTYTNINGLDEDIDSKGPIRLSENTALKKFHRFQYLYAFFFYGLMTIVMLTNDFTRLRRYAKMGLLTSQDKSLKKEFAKMFIRKVIYLSLIFGLPLWLTPFTFWQILLGFFIMHWVASIILSFVFQMAHVVEGASQEDSTKDIEAGWHVHQLQTTSDFARDNWLLSWYVGGLNFQIEHHLFSGICHIHYRNLAFIVEKTAKDFNIPYNLKPSFRAALHSHIVRLKALGRA comes from the coding sequence ATGAACTCTATACGATTTACTGCCAAAGATGCAAGAGACAATCAATTTGCTGCCGCTCTTAAAAAAAATGTTCACGACTATTTTAAAACCAATCACTTGTCTACCAAAGCCAATACAGCCATGGTGATAAAGACATTTATGCTGCTGGCGCTCTACATTGTGCCCTTTGTTTTGATTCTTTCTATTCCAATGAATGCCTGGCTGGCGTTGTTATGTGTGATAGTTATGGGTATTGGCATTGCCGGAGTGGGCATGGGTGTTATGCATGATGCCTGTCACGGAGCTTACTCCAAGAGAAAATGGGTAAACGATTTACTCGCCGGCTCACTTTATTTGCTTGGCAGTAATGTGTTGAACTGGAAAATTCAACACAATGTGTTGCATCATACCTATACCAACATTAATGGTTTGGATGAGGATATTGATTCTAAAGGTCCGATTCGTTTGTCAGAAAATACAGCGCTTAAAAAGTTTCACAGGTTTCAATATCTGTATGCTTTTTTCTTTTATGGACTTATGACCATTGTGATGCTCACCAATGATTTTACGCGTTTAAGAAGATATGCCAAAATGGGTTTACTTACCAGCCAGGATAAAAGTTTAAAAAAAGAATTTGCTAAAATGTTTATCAGGAAAGTGATTTACCTCTCTCTCATTTTTGGATTGCCTTTGTGGTTAACCCCTTTTACCTTCTGGCAAATTCTTCTTGGCTTTTTTATCATGCATTGGGTAGCCAGTATTATTCTGAGTTTTGTTTTTCAAATGGCGCATGTAGTAGAAGGTGCAAGTCAGGAAGATTCCACTAAGGATATAGAAGCTGGATGGCATGTTCACCAGTTGCAAACTACCAGTGATTTTGCAAGAGATAATTGGTTATTGAGCTGGTATGTAGGAGGCTTGAATTTCCAGATAGAGCATCATTTGTTTTCAGGTATTTGTCACATACATTACCGGAACCTTGCTTTTATAGTGGAGAAGACCGCTAAAGATTTTAATATTCCCTACAACCTAAAACCTAGTTTCCGTGCCGCTTTGCACTCTCATATTGTGCGACTAAAGGCCTTAGGCAGAGCTTAG
- the ccoS gene encoding cbb3-type cytochrome oxidase assembly protein CcoS gives MSVILILLTASLSIAIGFLIAFIWSVKNGQYDDDYTPSVRMLFDDATVKPELKTKEHEITKHTK, from the coding sequence ATGAGCGTCATCTTAATACTTCTCACAGCTAGTCTCAGCATCGCCATCGGTTTTTTAATTGCCTTTATCTGGTCGGTTAAGAACGGTCAATACGACGACGATTATACGCCCTCGGTAAGAATGCTTTTTGACGATGCGACTGTAAAACCTGAATTAAAAACTAAAGAACACGAAATAACCAAACACACAAAATAA
- the pdxH gene encoding pyridoxamine 5'-phosphate oxidase, translating to MKEKEFAVNTAIGKVRKDYFRDVLLEENCEPDPFSQMELWLAEALEKDSLHANAMTLSTVTKTGMPDARIVLLRNISYGGFTFYTNYNSAKAQQIDANAQVCLSFFWKELERQVKIQGEIRFLPVAESDAYFKARPFESQVGAWASQQSKVISGRATLDAQFDAALVKYEDTEVPRPDHWGGYVVLPSVFEFWQGRNSRLHDRIRYTHQHDKNWKMERLMP from the coding sequence ATGAAAGAAAAAGAATTTGCGGTTAATACAGCTATAGGTAAAGTGCGGAAAGACTACTTCAGAGATGTTTTACTTGAAGAGAATTGCGAACCAGATCCCTTTTCTCAAATGGAACTTTGGCTGGCGGAGGCCTTAGAAAAAGATAGTCTGCATGCCAATGCTATGACCCTTAGCACAGTTACAAAAACAGGAATGCCTGATGCCAGGATCGTGCTGCTGAGGAATATTTCTTACGGAGGTTTTACTTTTTATACAAATTACAATAGCGCCAAAGCACAGCAGATCGATGCCAACGCGCAGGTTTGCTTAAGTTTTTTTTGGAAAGAACTTGAACGGCAGGTTAAGATACAGGGAGAAATTAGGTTTCTTCCGGTAGCAGAATCGGACGCCTATTTTAAAGCAAGACCTTTTGAGAGCCAGGTGGGAGCATGGGCTTCACAACAAAGTAAAGTTATAAGCGGTAGGGCGACCCTGGACGCGCAATTCGATGCAGCTCTCGTAAAATATGAAGATACAGAAGTTCCACGCCCAGACCACTGGGGAGGTTATGTGGTACTGCCTTCTGTTTTCGAATTCTGGCAGGGGCGTAATAGCAGGCTGCACGACCGCATCCGTTATACCCATCAGCACGACAAAAACTGGAAGATGGAGCGACTCATGCCCTAA
- a CDS encoding heavy metal translocating P-type ATPase, whose translation MATLAAPKTACYHCGEVCDDTHIHTDEKIFCCEGCKMVYAILDQNGLCSYYDLEKNPGLAQKIKVRDGKFAFLDTKEIADKLIHFLEGTQRHIIFYLPQMHCSSCIWLLEQLSKLNKGILKSQVNFLKKEVTIIFDFQKTNLREIAELLTSIGYEPHISLNDLSQSKLKPYDKTRLYKLGIAGFCFGNIMLLSFPDYFASGDIQETSLKNLFTFLNVGLSLPVFFYCASEFFISANKGLKQKFLNIDAPIALAVLITFSRSLYEIFTGTGAGYLDSMSGIVFFMLIGRFFQDKTYQSLTFNRDYTSYFPIGVTLLKNNTEIQIPVSDLKKGDRVRIHSHEIIPADGILFMGRANIDYSFVTGESLPSEKTIGEILYAGGKQVGGAIELEIIKEVSQSYLTQLWNNAIFKQKKQERKKSFVHRVSRYFTYVLFSIAAITAVYWSIYDTTKIWPSVTAILIVACPCALLLSATFTNGSILARLQEAGFFIRDASVLERIAEADTVVFDKTGTISRQSEASIHFQCGALSAFEQQLLRSLAIQSAHPLSKAVVSNLPVQKLLATKNFAEEKGKGCSATIQDHQLKLGSEEFVTGSRSVHLPDTSKVYVSVNGEVLGYFAIKSAYRDGLTGLIDRLRRGYNLAVISGDNNAEENKMMQMFGQTSEVLFEQSPQQKLDYINALQQAGSKVIMIGDGLNDAGALQQSDAGIAISDNINNFSPACDAILDGKQFANLDKLFAYCKKEKPIIFGSFIISILYNIVGLSFAVQGLLSPVIAAILMPLSSLSIVIFTTVMSRWFGRKI comes from the coding sequence ATGGCTACCCTGGCTGCTCCTAAAACCGCTTGCTACCACTGCGGCGAAGTTTGTGATGATACGCATATTCACACAGATGAAAAAATATTTTGTTGTGAAGGCTGTAAAATGGTTTATGCCATTCTCGATCAAAACGGCTTGTGCAGCTATTATGATCTTGAAAAAAATCCGGGCCTTGCTCAAAAAATAAAAGTCAGGGATGGAAAATTTGCTTTTCTCGACACGAAAGAAATTGCTGACAAGCTCATTCACTTTTTGGAAGGCACACAGCGGCACATAATTTTTTATTTACCACAAATGCACTGCAGCAGTTGCATCTGGCTGCTGGAGCAGTTATCAAAACTCAACAAAGGCATTTTAAAATCGCAGGTTAATTTCTTAAAAAAAGAAGTTACCATCATTTTTGATTTTCAAAAAACTAACCTGCGCGAAATTGCTGAATTGCTTACAAGCATTGGTTATGAACCCCATATCAGCCTTAATGACCTGTCACAGTCTAAATTAAAACCCTACGATAAAACACGTTTGTACAAATTAGGTATTGCGGGTTTTTGTTTTGGTAATATTATGCTGCTCAGTTTCCCTGACTATTTTGCTTCGGGCGATATTCAGGAAACAAGTCTAAAAAATCTCTTCACGTTTTTAAATGTTGGTTTATCCCTTCCAGTTTTTTTTTATTGTGCCTCTGAATTTTTTATTTCCGCCAACAAAGGTTTGAAACAAAAATTCCTGAACATCGACGCGCCTATTGCGCTTGCCGTGCTAATTACCTTTAGCAGAAGCCTCTACGAGATCTTTACCGGAACAGGTGCAGGGTATCTTGACTCTATGAGTGGAATCGTTTTTTTCATGCTCATTGGCCGTTTTTTCCAGGATAAGACCTACCAGTCGCTGACTTTTAACCGCGATTACACCTCTTATTTTCCAATAGGTGTAACACTTTTAAAAAACAATACAGAAATACAGATCCCAGTATCGGATTTAAAAAAAGGAGATCGTGTTCGCATCCACAGTCACGAAATTATTCCCGCCGATGGCATCCTGTTTATGGGCAGGGCAAACATCGATTATAGTTTTGTTACGGGAGAATCGCTTCCTTCTGAAAAAACCATTGGCGAAATACTTTACGCGGGAGGAAAGCAGGTTGGAGGTGCTATTGAACTGGAAATTATTAAAGAAGTTTCACAAAGTTATTTGACACAGCTTTGGAACAACGCTATTTTCAAACAAAAAAAACAAGAACGTAAAAAATCTTTCGTGCATCGGGTGAGTCGCTATTTTACCTATGTATTATTTTCCATTGCTGCGATCACGGCTGTGTATTGGAGTATATATGACACTACAAAAATCTGGCCTTCTGTTACAGCCATCCTTATTGTTGCTTGTCCATGCGCCTTATTACTTTCGGCCACTTTCACCAATGGTAGCATACTGGCACGCTTGCAGGAAGCTGGCTTTTTTATCCGCGACGCTTCAGTACTTGAAAGAATCGCTGAAGCTGACACTGTTGTATTCGACAAAACAGGTACCATTAGCCGGCAATCGGAAGCTTCAATACACTTTCAATGTGGCGCACTCAGCGCATTCGAACAGCAGCTGTTGCGATCGCTGGCGATTCAATCCGCTCATCCACTCAGCAAAGCGGTGGTTTCTAACCTTCCTGTACAAAAACTGTTAGCGACTAAAAATTTTGCAGAAGAAAAAGGCAAAGGTTGCAGTGCTACGATCCAGGATCATCAACTTAAACTTGGTTCTGAAGAATTTGTAACAGGTTCTAGATCTGTGCATCTGCCAGATACTTCTAAGGTTTATGTTTCGGTTAACGGCGAAGTGTTAGGATACTTTGCAATTAAATCGGCTTACCGCGATGGATTAACAGGACTTATTGACCGTTTACGCAGAGGCTACAATCTGGCAGTAATTTCAGGGGATAATAACGCAGAGGAGAATAAAATGATGCAGATGTTTGGGCAAACTTCCGAAGTTTTATTTGAGCAAAGTCCTCAACAAAAATTAGACTACATAAATGCATTGCAGCAAGCAGGTAGTAAAGTAATAATGATAGGTGATGGCCTTAACGACGCAGGGGCCTTGCAACAAAGCGATGCAGGAATTGCCATAAGCGACAACATCAATAATTTTTCTCCCGCCTGCGATGCCATCCTTGACGGGAAACAATTTGCGAATCTTGATAAACTGTTTGCCTATTGCAAAAAAGAAAAACCCATTATTTTTGGCAGTTTTATAATTTCCATTCTTTACAACATAGTGGGTTTATCCTTTGCTGTGCAAGGACTTCTCTCACCTGTTATCGCTGCGATACTCATGCCTTTAAGTTCTCTTTCCATCGTTATTTTTACAACGGTAATGAGCAGGTGGTTCGGCCGCAAGATTTAA
- a CDS encoding iron transporter: MEHKEKHLKSSEFITDVVIGMSDGLTVPFALAAGLSGAVASNAIIITAGIAEIVAGSIAMGLGGYLAGKTEEEHYQSELQREYEEVDRVPERELQEIKEIFGTYGLSKESQETIAKELAKDKHKWVDFMMKFELGLEKPKAGRATHSALTIGISYAIGGLIPLTAYFFTDHPYQGLIASSIITVLCLFIFGFLKSRVTGQPAFMGALKVTVIGIIAAASAFAIARLIA; the protein is encoded by the coding sequence ATGGAGCATAAAGAAAAACACCTCAAAAGTTCTGAGTTTATCACCGATGTTGTTATTGGTATGAGCGATGGTCTTACCGTTCCGTTTGCACTGGCTGCAGGATTGAGTGGCGCGGTTGCCAGTAATGCCATTATTATTACCGCAGGAATTGCCGAAATTGTAGCAGGCAGCATTGCCATGGGACTTGGCGGCTACCTGGCTGGAAAAACAGAAGAGGAGCATTACCAAAGCGAACTTCAAAGGGAATATGAGGAAGTAGACAGGGTTCCTGAACGCGAATTACAGGAAATAAAAGAGATCTTTGGCACATACGGTTTAAGCAAAGAATCGCAGGAAACCATCGCTAAGGAGCTTGCCAAAGACAAACATAAATGGGTAGACTTTATGATGAAGTTTGAGCTCGGCCTCGAAAAACCTAAAGCGGGAAGAGCAACCCACAGCGCGTTAACCATAGGTATTTCTTATGCCATAGGGGGTTTAATTCCTTTAACTGCTTATTTCTTTACAGATCATCCGTACCAGGGTTTGATTGCTTCTTCCATTATTACCGTACTCTGTCTTTTTATTTTTGGTTTTTTAAAAAGCCGCGTAACCGGGCAACCAGCCTTTATGGGGGCTCTGAAGGTAACTGTTATTGGAATTATTGCAGCCGCATCAGCCTTTGCCATTGCCCGCCTGATAGCATAA
- a CDS encoding PAS domain-containing sensor histidine kinase, with translation MSTLVSNNLFEMESLNALFEYATEGIIISERSGKIIKANPSAERLFRYERNELLGKVIEDLVPRKYKEQHVHDRSGYNANPHARSMGKNTDLFARRKDDTEFPVEISLTFYKKGEETFAIAFIIDITERKKHEENILRLNQDLEKKVEERTKVLHEALIELENSKEQLSEALASEKQLNDMKSRFVTMASHEFRTPLSTILSSISLVNKYDHGDNTEKVEKHVHRIKSAVTNMTLILNDFLSAEKLEEGKVFVRMEENNLQDLTSSIISEVTGLLKPGQKIEYQHSGSATAYFDKQIMRNILLNLISNAIKFSLEYKSIKLVSNVTEKELKLEVSDEGIGIPGDEQEHMFERFFRSKNATNIQGTGLGLNIVAKYLEVMNGTIHFKSELNKGTTFYITIPNEKTVTD, from the coding sequence ATGAGTACTTTAGTTTCAAATAATCTATTCGAAATGGAAAGTTTGAATGCACTTTTTGAGTACGCCACCGAAGGTATAATAATCTCGGAAAGATCTGGTAAAATAATAAAGGCTAACCCAAGCGCAGAACGTTTGTTTCGTTACGAAAGAAATGAACTGCTTGGTAAGGTGATTGAAGATCTGGTACCCAGAAAATACAAAGAGCAACATGTACACGACCGGAGTGGTTATAATGCAAATCCTCATGCGCGCTCCATGGGTAAGAACACAGATTTGTTTGCCCGTCGCAAAGATGATACAGAATTTCCTGTAGAGATCAGTCTCACCTTTTATAAAAAAGGAGAAGAAACTTTTGCCATTGCCTTTATAATTGATATTACCGAACGCAAAAAACACGAAGAAAATATTTTAAGACTTAACCAGGACCTTGAGAAGAAAGTAGAAGAGCGTACCAAGGTATTGCACGAAGCACTCATTGAGCTTGAAAACTCGAAAGAGCAGCTCAGCGAGGCCCTGGCTTCTGAAAAGCAATTGAATGATATGAAGTCGCGCTTTGTAACCATGGCTTCACATGAATTCCGCACACCTTTAAGTACTATTTTATCTTCCATCTCGCTTGTAAATAAATACGATCACGGAGACAATACCGAGAAAGTAGAAAAGCATGTACACCGCATTAAGTCGGCTGTTACGAATATGACTTTAATATTGAATGACTTTTTATCTGCCGAAAAACTCGAAGAAGGAAAAGTGTTTGTGCGGATGGAAGAAAATAATTTACAGGATCTTACCAGCTCCATTATTAGCGAAGTTACAGGCTTATTAAAGCCAGGACAGAAAATAGAGTACCAGCACAGCGGCTCTGCAACAGCTTATTTCGATAAACAAATCATGCGGAATATTCTGCTCAACCTGATTTCAAACGCCATCAAGTTTTCGCTGGAATATAAAAGTATTAAACTAGTTTCGAATGTTACAGAAAAGGAACTGAAACTGGAAGTCTCTGATGAAGGGATTGGAATTCCAGGCGATGAGCAGGAACACATGTTTGAACGCTTCTTCCGTTCTAAAAACGCCACCAATATTCAAGGTACAGGATTAGGTTTAAACATTGTTGCCAAATACCTTGAAGTAATGAATGGTACTATTCATTTTAAAAGCGAACTGAATAAAGGAACTACCTTTTATATCACCATACCAAACGAAAAAACAGTAACAGACTAA